The Torulaspora delbrueckii CBS 1146 chromosome 1, complete genome DNA segment TTGGTCCTGGCCATCGCTCTTCATCGTATACCGTGAAGAAGGTTTCAAAGCGCTTTACAAAGGTTTCGTGCCCAAAGTTTTGAGACTGGGACCAGGTGGTGGTATCCTACTGGTTGTTTTCACCGAAGTTACCGACTTCTtcagaaagatgaaaaacATATAGAGAATAAGAATAAGAATATATTTTACTTTGCAATTTATTACTATGCCAAACTGTACGTTCTACCAGCCCTTGTATAATCAGCTAAGTCTATTACACAAAAGGGCATTaagatgaacaaaaatttTATCTCTCCGATGGACTTGACGCTCAGAACCAACTGGAAGGTCGATTAGAGCAACACGGTTTTAGAGTCCTGGATTATTAATCCGCACGATTAATTATGGTTTCTTTAAAATGAAGTTAAACTTAGTAGTGgtgaaaagttttgatGCGCTGATTTTATAGTTCGGTAAGTTATTTTTTACCCGGTTACAGGCTCCATATTTCAGTAAGTGGGATACGATAAGATGGTTCAGGGTACAATGCACTGTTGAAATGGGCCAAGATGTCTCAGGAACCGCTTTTGCCTCTTTATAATGATTCTGGGAGTCCAGATGAATTGCGCCGGTGCGTGGTTGTACGGTTTTCCGATGTTAGTATAGGTGATTTACAACTAGATATCACGAATATACCTTACGGCCAGATTAACACTCATTGGCTCAGGAGTCAATGTCGAGAGCATCGTGGTCAATCCACTGAAGGTCGCAGACTTAAGTTTATTCGCAGCGGAGCAATGTTGAACTCGCATTCAGACCTCTCCAACGAATTGAACCGATATTTCATACAACAAAGGCCACAAGCAGATGGGAACAAGTTTTATATCCATTGTATTGTGAGCACAGAACGACTAAGTGCCGACCAACTGGCCAATGAGGATGCACTGGATGATACTTCTCCATCGAGCGAAGGTACTACCACACAAGCTATTGGATTCGATAGACTGCGAGCCGTTGGTTTCACAGACCAGGAGATCGATCTGCTGAGACAGCAGTTCCGTTCTGCCTATGGTGAtttagaagaagagatgaCACAATCGCATGATCGAGATATACGACAATTGGAAGAACAGTGGATGGAGAGTGATGTGAACCGTGAAGGGGGTACAATTCAAGACACACAGTTCAACTCTGTTCCTATCGCCAACTACAAACACAATCGAGATCTGCTCATTGGTATCTGCATCGGGTTCTGCCTAGGTGTATTCGGACTATTACTCATGCGCATGAACGGGTTGTTCAACAAACGACAAAAGATGTCTGTATTTGCTGGAATCATTGTCAATATCATGTTTAACCTTGTACGTGGCTTCTAAGTACGTAGTGTATAATCTAACGCTAAACCTAACGACGAATCAACAAATATGCATTTTCTTGCTTAACGTTGTTTAACGATCTGTAATTTCCTTCGAGTCTCATCAGAAGCCCACCAAACGAATAATACACAGCGATAAGTTCCTTTGACACTTCTTCGAATTTGTACGCCGTACCGTACATCACATAGTCGTAATCATCCGCCAAAGATCTCTCGCCCGGTGGTGGCGGCCTCCACGAACGAGTAGCAGAACTATCATTAGCACCCTCGTCCACTCCTAGAGAACTTGCAATCGTTACTGTCAACTGTTCTTGCAATTGCACTGGGAATAAATCTGTATTCACATCTAGGGACAATTTACACTGGTCCTGAGTCGTTGAACTCGCTTCGATCCGCGAAACTTTATTGTACCGACCTGGATCTACATCCGTCACAgcaaaaatatcatcaaacAACGTACTCGACATCTCAGAGGTCCCTTCACCATCACTAGAAGTGATGGTgcttgttgaaatttttcacatcATCGCCTATTATACTTATTAGCTAAAGGGTCGTTTCACACGTATATACATATACCTATACCTATACCTAGTGTAACAACCTAGAATTATACATAGTAAACTTATATATACATACAATCAATGCAGCACAGTTGACTTACGTTTAGTCTGGTAATCTTTAATAGCCGCCTTGATGGCATCTTCGGCAAGCATCGAACAATGCAGTTTCACCGGTGGAAGACTTAATTCCTTGGCAATTTCTGTGTTTTTGATACGAGCTGCATCTTCTAAAGTCTTGCCTCGCACTAGTTCTGTCATATACGAAGATGAAGCAATTGCGGAACCACAACCAAAAGTCTTGAATTTAACATTTTCAATAACACCAGAGTCATCGACTTGTATTTGTAATTTCATCACATCTCCGCAAGCTGGTGCACCCACAAGCCCCGTACCAACGTTTGGCAGTTTCTTATCGAGGGAACCAACATTTCTAGGATTTGTATAATGATCGATCACTTTAGGATGATATAATCTTTTTGTAGTAAGCCTTGCACTATTTTGTAATCCTGGTCTCAGTAAACGTGTAAACATTTTTTTCTGTCTCTCTGTGTGTATTTCTTTGTATGTGGAGTAGTATAGTACTGAATTAGAGTTAAAGCTTTCTTTAAGTGTGATGAGTTATATAGCTGTGTGGCTTAAGTTGCTTTGCAAAAAGGTGCAACCGCAGCGGGGCGGAGATAGGCCGGTGGAGAAAGAAATAAAGCCGATGTCGGACACGCCGGGAACTGAGTCAGCGAAAGAAGACTCTGGCCGCTTTGTCACATCTCACGCATATTTACTATCTCGGCCTTGACGCGTCAACTATTTTTTTAGGGGTACCAAGTTTACGCGTTTTTTTCGAAGATATTCTTTCGCCTTTGATACTTGTGGTTGTTTTTCGTTTAAGTGCTGAGTAAGGAGAATAGGTCACGTGCCCTACGGCAATATATCCACTGGTGCCAAGGCGCATTCTTGGATTGGCTGCTTTGTGATATGCATGAGAAAAAGAATCCAGAAATGCTTACGAATCAAGATTTGCCTAGAAGGCCGTTTATGGTAATTTCCGTAAAGCCGCTAATTCGTGCCGGGTTACTCCTTTCCCGGTGCGAGGACTCATACCACCTGTGAGGGGCTCTTATATTTTAACCGCCAAAGACGACTTTGTTCTCCTATTCATCACTCTTGGCACTCTGGATCAACCGATGACCAGGTCAGGAGATATCCCAACAGATTGGCTTTATAAAGGGAAGAGGAAGACAGCCCCTAAGAGTGGCACACGACGGAGTAGGTCTGCTTCTATCTCGAATGGTGCATTATCTCAAGGTGGCACACCGGTGCCACCTGAATGGGACAAACACGAGCCCTCCCAGCCTAAGGAGCAGAAGCATAAGCAACAGcaagctgctgctgctgctgcttctttcacTCCGGTGGCACCTGCGGTGCCACCAGCTCCTACAGCCACCCGTGCAAGATCTTCCTCTGTAACTTCCTCGGATCTGAAGAGAACTGATTCTCTTGGCGAAAGATCTAAACGGTCCCTTTTTGGTTCACTTTTTGGCAAAAAGAATTCTCCTACGTTTAAAGAACCTTCATCGCCAGAAGTAAGGCCTCAAACACCCGCAAGAGTACCGTCGCCTACGCGGATTGCTCTCAATAAGACGCAACCAAAGACCGAAGCACCGGTGCAGGAAATATCTACTTTAAAGCTCAAGCGTGTGAATTTTGCAGTTGACAAGTTCGATTCTGATCCTCCTCAGCAACTGCCGTCTCGTAAACCAAGGGTGGGAAATGTACTGGTGCCCAGTGATATGATCAGTGAAGCTCCACCAATCTCTCAAGGTATTACTACTCACGGTTCAAGTACAACGACAAATCCCACGGTTACGAAAGATTCTCGCGAATACAAATTGGctcttgaagaatacaAACGAGCCGCAAAGGAGTCTATGAAACATCAACAGGAAGCACATTATGCGGCCCAAAGGATAGAGCATGAAGtggccaatttcaaaaatcatCATACGAATGCACAGACAACTAAAACTCAAGTGGCGAACCCGGAAATTGATAGAAATATTGCAAACTTGTCCATAGATAAACCTATCCACATGCATGAGCACCATTTTGCCCCGGTACACGAGGAAGCAacaaagaaggaattgacATTGGATGTCGTTTACACAAGATGTTGTCACTTGAGAGAAATCTTACCCATCCCATCTACTCTACGCCAGGTAAAGGGCAAGACGGCTCCATTACATACCCTCAAGTTCCTGAATCCCAAGCCAACTTTGATCGATATCCTGTCGTTCTGCGATTTTATCTCAGTGGTACCGATCAATACCGTTGTTTTCGATAAAGTAGCATTGACTCCTGAAATGTTTAAGACCGTAATGGTTTCCTTGGTTAACTCACAATCTCTGGAAAAATTGAGTCTCAGGAACGTTAACATCGATCAACAAGGTTGGAAAGTTTTCTGTAAGTTCTTACTAACCAACAAATCATTGACGAAATTGGATATTTCGCAAACCAAGGTAAAGGCAGATTGCCCTGAGGGATTACATCGTGACAAAATGGATTGGTCATTATTTGCGCAAGTCCTAACCAAGAGAAAGGGTaagaatcttgaagaactacTTCTCAATGGTATCAAATTTAGCAAATTGCCTTTAGAGACTTTCCAGAGAGTTTTGAACTCGTTTTCACAGAGAGAAAATCTTGTCGTGCCTTTGAAACTAGGCGTGGCAACCTCGGATATTAATCTTGATTGTCTAAAGTTCTTACTGACGTGGATGTCTGAGAATAAGATTCAAGGTGTTGATTTGGCGTTCAATGATTTGTCGAATTTCACCAAGCCTCTCGTCAGTAAACTTTGCGCacttgattttgatcatttggaatatttcaCACTAAACAGTACTGGCATACCTAATGCTTACGATTTGGCGTTGATCTTAAAATACCTCTCAACCATGcccaatttgaaatttttggatttGAGTAGTTTACCACAGGTGTTCCCGGATGCGTTCCCTTACATGTACAAATATTTGCCAAGATTCCCCAGTTTAAGTCGAATTCATATCGATAGCAATGGGCTCAACTTCAAGGATGTGTCCATGGCTTGTAGTATTCTGGCGAAATGTAAATCATTGACCCACGTTTCGTTGATGTCACAAGGTCCATTGGTCGAAATTGCAGAgggtgaagatgaagatactCAAAAATTAAAAACCTTTGCAAGAAACGCCCTTTCAGCCACGTTATACGCATTTGTTAGAGACTTGGGTAATTTAGTGGCATTGGATATCGATTATGAAAACCTCTCTGATGAAATTAAATCCAGGATTGCATTGCTACTGATGCGTAACGTTAACAAGAATATCGACAGTAATTTCCACCTAGATGATGTTAGTTCACAGGATGATTTGCTCTTTGATGGTTCTTTGATCACAGAGACTGCCGAAGATATTTTGAAACGTCTCGAGaatgaggaagagatgAAGACGGACGCTACAAGAAGATACTTGACAAAGAAGTACTTCGAAAAGCTGCAGAAAGTTCATCACAAAGTACAATCGACAATCGATGAGATGTTCGATAAGAGAAGTTCAGGAGAACTACCCTTGCGAGAGAAGGAAAATTTGGTACGgctgttgttgctggaAAAGAACCTATCCAATATCATGgaaatcttctcaaacGTTCCGAATGTATCGCAGGTGTTGGGTACAAGCTCGCTTTCATTACCGGGTCTGAAGCACGTCGGTTCGGAAGCAGCTTTATCGGCACCAAGTTCTTCTGATCAAGATTTGAACACAAATCCACATGTTATGGCTGCCGATTCGGGTAGTATCATCGATTGTATAACGGGTAAGCCTCTATTGTTGCGCGAAGATTCGATGACATCGGCTTTGGGTAAGAGacaggaagaagaagaaggtgagtTACATAAGTGGGGTTTTTTCGTCCAACAACAAAGGTCTCTTTATCCTGATAGTGACACAAAGACATTGACAAATAGTCGTATTCCTTCTAACCCGACACGATCGCCCCAAACTTCCCAGACCTCGTCATCGGCTTCTT contains these protein-coding regions:
- the DSC3 gene encoding Dsc3p (similar to Saccharomyces cerevisiae YOR223W; ancestral locus Anc_8.645) yields the protein MSQEPLLPLYNDSGSPDELRRCVVVRFSDVSIGDLQLDITNIPYGQINTHWLRSQCREHRGQSTEGRRLKFIRSGAMLNSHSDLSNELNRYFIQQRPQADGNKFYIHCIVSTERLSADQLANEDALDDTSPSSEGTTTQAIGFDRLRAVGFTDQEIDLLRQQFRSAYGDLEEEMTQSHDRDIRQLEEQWMESDVNREGGTIQDTQFNSVPIANYKHNRDLLIGICIGFCLGVFGLLLMRMNGLFNKRQKMSVFAGIIVNIMFNLVRGF
- the RPB8 gene encoding DNA-directed RNA polymerase core subunit RPB8 (similar to Saccharomyces cerevisiae RPB8 (YOR224C); ancestral locus Anc_8.646), translating into MSSTLFDDIFAVTDVDPGRYNKVSRIEASSTTQDQCKLSLDVNTDLFPVQLQEQLTVTIASSLGVDEGANDSSATRSWRPPPPGERSLADDYDYVMYGTAYKFEEVSKELIAVYYSFGGLLMRLEGNYRSLNNVKQENAYLLIRR
- the ISU2 gene encoding putative iron-binding protein ISU2 (similar to Saccharomyces cerevisiae ISU2 (YOR226C) and ISU1 (YPL135W); ancestral locus Anc_8.647), with translation MFTRLLRPGLQNSARLTTKRLYHPKVIDHYTNPRNVGSLDKKLPNVGTGLVGAPACGDVMKLQIQVDDSGVIENVKFKTFGCGSAIASSSYMTELVRGKTLEDAARIKNTEIAKELSLPPVKLHCSMLAEDAIKAAIKDYQTKRKSTVLH
- the TDEL0A05940 gene encoding uncharacterized protein (similar to Saccharomyces cerevisiae YOR227W and GIP3 (YPL137C); ancestral locus Anc_8.648) codes for the protein MTRSGDIPTDWLYKGKRKTAPKSGTRRSRSASISNGALSQGGTPVPPEWDKHEPSQPKEQKHKQQQAAAAAASFTPVAPAVPPAPTATRARSSSVTSSDLKRTDSLGERSKRSLFGSLFGKKNSPTFKEPSSPEVRPQTPARVPSPTRIALNKTQPKTEAPVQEISTLKLKRVNFAVDKFDSDPPQQLPSRKPRVGNVLVPSDMISEAPPISQGITTHGSSTTTNPTVTKDSREYKLALEEYKRAAKESMKHQQEAHYAAQRIEHEVANFKNHHTNAQTTKTQVANPEIDRNIANLSIDKPIHMHEHHFAPVHEEATKKELTLDVVYTRCCHLREILPIPSTLRQVKGKTAPLHTLKFLNPKPTLIDILSFCDFISVVPINTVVFDKVALTPEMFKTVMVSLVNSQSLEKLSLRNVNIDQQGWKVFCKFLLTNKSLTKLDISQTKVKADCPEGLHRDKMDWSLFAQVLTKRKGKNLEELLLNGIKFSKLPLETFQRVLNSFSQRENLVVPLKLGVATSDINLDCLKFLLTWMSENKIQGVDLAFNDLSNFTKPLVSKLCALDFDHLEYFTLNSTGIPNAYDLALILKYLSTMPNLKFLDLSSLPQVFPDAFPYMYKYLPRFPSLSRIHIDSNGLNFKDVSMACSILAKCKSLTHVSLMSQGPLVEIAEGEDEDTQKLKTFARNALSATLYAFVRDLGNLVALDIDYENLSDEIKSRIALLLMRNVNKNIDSNFHLDDVSSQDDLLFDGSLITETAEDILKRLENEEEMKTDATRRYLTKKYFEKLQKVHHKVQSTIDEMFDKRSSGELPLREKENLVRLLLLEKNLSNIMEIFSNVPNVSQVLGTSSLSLPGLKHVGSEAALSAPSSSDQDLNTNPHVMAADSGSIIDCITGKPLLLREDSMTSALGKRQEEEEGELHKWGFFVQQQRSLYPDSDTKTLTNSRIPSNPTRSPQTSQTSSSASSAAETKVAQPRILPKIPSGAELRDAIIKAKGIDSIEDLIHNVNSEHVELESIYGGSLRSSNSPKIGSKIKKNDVVTATANDDAQTDATVKQSYENLLNNLKMDRPPKKGNINPTQR